A region of Neovison vison isolate M4711 chromosome 7, ASM_NN_V1, whole genome shotgun sequence DNA encodes the following proteins:
- the BSX gene encoding brain-specific homeobox protein homolog — translation MNLNFTAPLHPASSQRPTSFFIEDILLHKPKPLREMAPDHFASSLASRVPLLDYGYPLMPTPTLLAPHPHHPLHKGDHHHPYFLTTSGVPVPALFPHPQHTELPGKHCRRRKARTVFSDSQLSGLEKRFEIQRYLSTPERVELATALSLSETQVKTWFQNRRMKHKKQLRKSQDEPKAPEGPESPEGSPRGPEASGAEARLGLPAGPFVLTEPEDEVDIGDEGELGPGPHVL, via the exons ATGAACCTCAACTTCACTGCTCCTCTACACCCAGCGTCTTCTCAGAGACCCACGTCCTTCTTCATTGAGGACATCCTGCTGCACAAGCCCAAGCCACTAAGGGAGATGGCCCCTGACCACTTCGCCAGCTCTCTGGCCTCCCGGGTCCCTCTGCTAGACTACGGCTACCCCCTCATGCCCACACCCACCCTCCTGGCTCCTCACCCCCATCACCCTCTGCATAAGGGAGACCATCACCACCCTTATTTCCTCACCACCTCGG GGGTGCCTGTGCCGGCGCTGTTCCCGCATCCCCAGCACACCGAGCTGCCCGGAAAGCACTGCCGCCGCCGCAAGGCTCGCACGGTTTTCTCGGACTCGCAGCTCTCCGGCCTGGAGAAGAGATTCGAGATCCAGCGCTACCTGTCCACGCCAGAGCGGGTGGAGCTGGCCACGGCCCTCAGCCTGTCCGAGACGCAG GTGAAAACGTGGTTCCAGAACCGGCGGATGAAGCATAAAAAGCAGCTGAGGAAAAGTCAGGACGAGCCCAAAGCGCCAGAAGGGCCCGAGAGCCCTGAGGGCAGCCCCCGCGGCCCCGAGGCCTCAGGTGCAGAGGCTCGGTTGGGCCTGCCCGCTGGCCCCTTCGTGCTGACCGAGCCCGAGGACGAGGTGGACATTGGGGACGAGGGGGAGCTGGGCCCAGGGCCGCACGTGCTCTGA